A genomic window from Silene latifolia isolate original U9 population chromosome Y, ASM4854445v1, whole genome shotgun sequence includes:
- the LOC141627760 gene encoding uncharacterized protein LOC141627760 translates to MWFEERKDKRRGTRRPKFSLCCSDGKVELAFLQQPPELIKSLLTGQHRFSNHYRENIRAYNSMFSFTSMGGKIDHSINQGKGPYTFRMGGQNCHRIGTLVPTGDARPKFCQLYIYDTEEEVQNRKNAISLGDPSRFNDELIRLLENMIDSHNTITKTFRKVRDRLTENIDSEVSIKLISRRSSDGRTYNIPTVSEVAALIEGDDIGPHMEKRDIIWPEIVQFVSKRGLRPEDRPDIVCCVFKMKLDELIRDLKDPHIFGRARGVVYTIEFQKRGLPHAHIVLFLHREDKFPTAADVDKIISAEIPDPTTDPVLHSVVCEYMLHGPCGKAKPSYPCMVGEKCSKYYPKPCTERTTVDGDGYPIYKRSKKGVTVIKDDVPLGNDFVIPYNSQLLLKYRLISMSNGVINLDP, encoded by the exons ATGTGGTTTGAGgagagaaaagataaaagacgtgGTACAAGACGTCCTAAGTTCTCACTTTGTTGTTCTGATGGAAAAGTTGAACTCGCATTTCTACAGCAGCCGCCTGAACTTATAAAGTCGTTGTTGACCGGTCAGCATCGATTTAGCAATCATTATAGAGAAAACATTAGAGCTTATAACTCGATGTTCTCATTCACTTCTATGGGCGGTAAAATCGATCATTCCATCAATCAAGGTAAAGGACCGTATACCTTTAGGATGGGAGGTCAAAATTGCCATCGGATAGGGACTTTGGTACCGACCGGAGATGCAAGGCCAAAGTTCTGTCAACTTTACATATATGACACGGAAGAGGAAGTTCAAAATCGAAAAAATGCAATTAG TCTAGGGGATCCATCAAGGTTCAATGACGAGTTAATAAGATTGTTGGAAAATATGATTGACTCGCACAATACAATTACAAAGACATTTAGGAAGGTTAGGGATAGACTGACTGAAAATATAGACAGTGAAGTGAGTATCAAACTGATTTCAAGGAGATCAAGTGATGGAAGAACTTACAATATTCCAACAGTTTCAGAGGTAGCGGCTTTAATTGAGGGTGATGATATTGGTCCACATATGGAAAAGCGAGATATTATT TGGCCGGAAATAGTACAATTTGTTTCCAAAAGAGGATTGCGACCCGAGGACCGTCCAGATATTGTTTGTTGTGTCTTTAAAATGAAGCTCGATGAGTTAATTAGGGACTTAAAGGATCCACATATTTTTGGAAGAGCGCGAGGAG TCGTGTATACTATTGAATTTCAAAAACGTGGACTCCCTCATGCCCATATAGTATTGTTCCTACATCGGGAGGACAAATTTCCTACAGCCGCAGATGTCGACAAAATCATTTCCGCGGAGATTCCTGATCCGACTACAGATCCCGTCTTACATAGTGTTGTTTGCGAGTATATGCTTCATGGACCGTGTGGTAAAGCAAAGCCCTCATATCCTTGTATGGTCGGAGAGAAGTGCTCAAAATATTACCCAAAGCCGTGCACCGAGAGAACAACGGTTGACGGTGATGGGTACCCTATATACAAGAGAAGCAAGAAAGGAGTTACGGTGATTAAAGATGATGTGCCCCTGGGAAATGATTTTGTCATTCCATATAACTCTCAGTTGTTGTTGAAATATCGGCTCATATCAATGTCGAATGGTGTAATCAATCTAGATCCATAA
- the LOC141627761 gene encoding uncharacterized protein LOC141627761, whose product MTDEQRLVYNEMMEAALNNKGGVFFVYGYGGTGKTFLWSALCACFRSKGDIIVAIASSGIAATLILGGVTAHSRFGISINVTEDSICSRIKPGSDLAELLIRAKLIIWDEAPMTHRHCFEALDKSFKDVMRVLDVGNVELPFGGKVVVFGGDFRQTLPVVSKGNRADVVAASLCSSYLWCFCKAVKMMQEVDLELPADLLIEDVKNPIKTLVDVTYPDLLAQLWNPEYLQERAILAPTHEIVESVNEYVLSLINKDERIYLSSDEVCSDDRGTGDGGIHSTEFLKSIKCVGLPNHQLKLKVGAMVMLLRNIDQSRGLCNGTRLIVTELRARMIRCTVLTSSHKGDRVHIARLTLTPSDTSRFSECTTEDGIEPFTVPLACIYDDGRIGAGMLLSWEA is encoded by the exons ATGACTGACGAGCAAAGGTTGGTGTATAATGAAATGATGGAAGCTGCTTTAAATAACAAAGGAGGGGTGTTCTTTGTTTATGGATATGGTGGAACTGGGAAAACTTTCCTTTGGAGTGCTTTGTGTGCCTGTTTCAGGAGTAAGGGCGATATTATTGTGGCTATTGCGTCAAGTGGAATTGCAGCAACATTGATACTAGGTGGTGTAACAGCTCATTCCAGGTTTGGAATTTCCATTAATGTAACGGAAGATTCCATATGCTCCCGAATTAAGCCCGGCAGTGATTTAGCTGAACTTTTGATACGTGCTAAACTCATAATATGGGATGAAGCACCAATGACTCATAGGCATTGCTTTGAGGCCCTTGATAAAAGTTTCAAAGATGTAATGCGTGTTTTGGACGTGGGAAATGTTGAACTGCCGTTTGGTGGGAAAGTTGTGGTATTCGGGGGTGATTTTAGACAGACATTACCGGTTGTTTCAAAAGGAAACAGAGCAGATGTTGTGGCTGCATCCCTGTGTTCATCGTATTTATGGTGTTTCTGCAAG GCGGTGAAAATGATGCAAGAAGTTGATCTAGAATTACCAGCCGACTTACTAATTGAGGATGTGAAGAATCCTATTAAGACATTAGTAGATGTCACTTATCCGGATCTGCTAGCACAATTGTGGAATCCGGAATATCTCCAAGAAAGGGCAATCCTGGCCCCTACTCACGAGATTGTTGAATCAGTAAATGAATATGTTTTGTCGCTTATTAACAAGGATGAGAGAATTTATTTAAGCTCCGATGAGGTGTGTAGTGATGACAGAGGTACAGGTGATGGTGGCATTCACTCTACTGAATTCCTCAAAAGTATTAAATGTGTCGGACTCCCGAATCATCAATTGAAGTTGAAGGTCGGTGCTATGGTGATGCTTCTGCGAAACATTGATCAATCACGTGGGTTGTGTAACGGCACGAGACTAATTGTGACAGAGCTGAGGGCACGCATGATAAGATGTACTGTCTTAACTAGTAGTCATAAAGGTGATAGAGTGCATATTGCTCGACTAACACTTACTCCATCGGACACCAGTAGATTTTCG GAATGTACCACAGAAGACGGAATTGAGCCTTTTACTGTCCCATTAGCCTGCATTTATGAtgatggaagaattggagcggGAATGTTACTGTCCTGGGAAGCCTGA